Proteins encoded by one window of Cuniculiplasma divulgatum:
- a CDS encoding IS3 family transposase translates to MTYLVGEGISRSRACDLSGYSRSLLYYRHRKRSIPLDPSIESRISEIIKERPSYGTRRVTAMIRRSRLNVNRKRVRRHMRAMNLVMARKKVAREKAPRAVVVSTLNRTWETDFTKIYIPGEGWVYFTAYIDLCSRKVRGFLVSMMSRTEEMLLALDSALLTEFPDLVIPNLSIRSDDGSQLTSHRYEEYLRSLGIRHETIHPNTPEEDGHVESYFGHFKEDYIYTRDFSSYIEFESYIGWAVNDYNSVRPHSSLDYLTPEEFECRIMEDEMFRRKWIEKQMGRYEHVILLE, encoded by the coding sequence ATGACCTACCTTGTTGGGGAAGGGATCAGCAGGAGCAGGGCATGTGACCTCTCAGGATACAGCAGGTCCCTCCTGTACTACAGACACAGGAAGAGGTCAATACCCCTTGACCCATCCATCGAGTCCAGGATCAGCGAAATAATCAAGGAGAGGCCTTCCTACGGTACGAGAAGGGTTACGGCAATGATAAGGCGTTCCCGCCTCAATGTGAACAGGAAGAGGGTCAGGAGGCACATGAGGGCGATGAACCTGGTCATGGCGAGGAAAAAGGTGGCCAGGGAGAAGGCCCCCAGGGCAGTAGTCGTTTCCACGTTGAACAGGACGTGGGAGACCGACTTCACAAAGATATACATACCCGGAGAAGGGTGGGTATATTTCACCGCCTACATCGACCTCTGCTCAAGGAAGGTCAGGGGATTCCTTGTCTCAATGATGTCCAGGACAGAAGAGATGCTGCTGGCACTTGACAGTGCCCTCCTCACGGAATTCCCTGACCTCGTGATCCCCAATCTGTCCATAAGATCGGACGACGGTTCTCAGCTGACATCACACAGGTATGAGGAATACCTGAGGTCCCTGGGAATAAGGCACGAGACAATACACCCCAACACGCCGGAGGAGGATGGCCATGTGGAATCGTATTTCGGCCATTTCAAGGAGGACTATATATACACCAGGGATTTCTCCAGTTACATCGAGTTCGAGTCCTACATCGGGTGGGCTGTGAATGACTACAATTCAGTGAGACCGCACTCATCACTGGATTATCTCACTCCGGAGGAATTTGAGTGCAGGATAATGGAGGATGAAATGTTTAGAAGAAAATGGATTGAAAAACAGATGGGGAGGTATGAGCATGTCATTCTCCTCGAATGA
- a CDS encoding transposase → MVGKSNRTREEKARIVMEALSNTASIAEICRKYDVGSSAFYKWRDAFIAAGTAALEAGRSSKDAKVQMEIENLKRIIGELTVANETLKKTQLSRRGGMR, encoded by the coding sequence ATGGTAGGCAAATCTAACAGGACCAGGGAAGAGAAGGCAAGGATTGTCATGGAGGCCCTGTCCAACACCGCCTCTATAGCTGAAATCTGCAGGAAATACGACGTTGGATCATCGGCGTTCTACAAGTGGAGGGATGCGTTCATTGCAGCAGGCACAGCTGCACTTGAAGCAGGCAGATCATCAAAGGACGCTAAGGTGCAGATGGAGATCGAAAACCTCAAGAGGATCATAGGAGAACTGACTGTAGCAAATGAAACACTAAAAAAAACTCAACTCTCCAGGAGAGGAGGGATGCGATGA
- a CDS encoding RNA-guided endonuclease InsQ/TnpB family protein, with protein MSFSSNEPGKLSKQTGSMSQHISEQRKDFQNKVSDILILTCDSIGVESLNVSGMVNNHRLAGSIMDAGWSSFLAMLKTKALLRGKNVVEIGRFDPSTRMCSSCGYMKHMELSKRTYACDKCGLTIDRDLNAAINIRKFALIKSGVPTDSGELTPVDRGANTFSLRMERA; from the coding sequence ATGTCATTCTCCTCGAATGAACCCGGAAAGTTGTCTAAACAAACGGGGTCCATGTCACAGCATATTTCGGAACAGAGAAAGGACTTCCAGAACAAGGTATCCGACATCCTGATCCTAACGTGTGACAGTATCGGGGTCGAGAGCCTGAACGTCAGCGGTATGGTAAACAATCATCGTCTGGCTGGAAGTATAATGGATGCGGGATGGTCTTCCTTCCTGGCAATGCTGAAAACCAAGGCATTGCTGAGGGGCAAGAATGTAGTGGAGATAGGGAGATTTGATCCCTCAACGAGGATGTGTTCGAGTTGTGGATACATGAAACACATGGAATTATCTAAAAGGACATACGCATGTGATAAGTGTGGCTTAACCATAGACAGGGACTTGAATGCCGCAATAAACATAAGAAAATTCGCTCTGATCAAGAGCGGAGTACCCACGGACAGTGGGGAATTAACGCCTGTGGACAGAGGTGCCAATACCTTTTCCCTCCGCATGGAGAGGGCATAG
- a CDS encoding IS110 family transposase — protein sequence MDKQKKRIDRMNSPVVGIDLGEKESFATYMAPDGDIREQFRFPMTGEGYREFEKRIPKETRIAFEASGSAYAVSNALKGIGYYDITVAHPKEMTWITKSKKKNDKVDSLKLAKLHLVGMIPVLDLVRVRQFDSGERFK from the coding sequence ATGGATAAACAGAAAAAGCGTATTGATCGCATGAACAGTCCTGTAGTGGGAATAGATCTTGGAGAGAAGGAAAGCTTTGCCACGTATATGGCACCTGATGGAGACATAAGGGAACAGTTCAGGTTCCCCATGACTGGAGAGGGGTACAGAGAATTTGAAAAGAGGATACCGAAAGAGACGAGAATAGCGTTTGAAGCATCGGGATCTGCGTATGCAGTTTCTAACGCATTGAAAGGTATTGGATATTATGACATAACCGTGGCCCATCCGAAAGAGATGACGTGGATAACAAAGTCAAAGAAGAAAAACGATAAGGTGGACAGCCTCAAGCTTGCAAAGCTGCATCTCGTTGGAATGATACCTGTACTGGACCTAGTTAGAGTTAGACAATTTGATAGTGGAGAAAGGTTTAAATAG